In Phycisphaerales bacterium, one DNA window encodes the following:
- a CDS encoding diaminopropionate ammonia-lyase, producing MVLTEQRCPELLYAAIPEQARQEAFQEITRWQGYQSTDLIELSDFADELGIGALYYKDESRRFELASFKALGGAYAVQLVLQKCISMELGQDVTLKEIEQVRYPEMAGRFTVVTATDGNHGRSVAWGAKRFGCQCVIYMHDQVSRGRQNEIELLGACVHRVKGNYDDSVHAAAVDAKAQNWLIVSDTSWPEYLEIPRSVMAGYTVMTQEVMSQWPLQAPPTHVFIQGGCGGLAGAVCLDMWCHYGAHKPAFIIVEPEPAACLYESAHARGLRSVNIKRESVMAGLSCGEVSLIAWPILESAADEFLTITDDPVAPLMRRLAQDYSIVAGESAVAGLAGLTEARLNKALWQQLALTEDSRVLVFGTEGATDPEIYRELMRLS from the coding sequence TTGGTACTCACTGAGCAACGCTGCCCAGAGTTACTGTATGCGGCCATCCCTGAGCAGGCTCGTCAAGAGGCGTTTCAAGAAATTACCAGGTGGCAGGGTTATCAAAGCACGGATCTGATTGAGCTGAGTGACTTTGCCGATGAACTTGGAATTGGTGCGTTGTACTACAAAGATGAGAGCAGACGATTTGAGTTGGCAAGTTTTAAAGCTCTTGGCGGGGCTTATGCAGTGCAGTTGGTCCTTCAAAAATGCATCAGCATGGAGCTTGGCCAAGATGTCACACTCAAGGAGATTGAGCAAGTTCGCTATCCCGAAATGGCTGGTCGCTTTACAGTCGTGACAGCAACTGATGGGAATCATGGTCGTTCGGTCGCATGGGGCGCCAAAAGATTTGGTTGCCAATGTGTGATCTACATGCACGATCAAGTGAGTCGCGGTCGGCAGAACGAAATTGAGTTACTTGGTGCCTGTGTGCATCGTGTAAAAGGGAACTACGATGATTCTGTTCATGCCGCAGCGGTCGACGCAAAGGCACAGAACTGGCTGATCGTTTCTGACACATCATGGCCAGAATATCTAGAGATTCCAAGAAGTGTCATGGCTGGCTATACCGTGATGACCCAAGAGGTCATGTCTCAGTGGCCACTTCAAGCACCACCGACACATGTGTTTATACAAGGAGGTTGCGGGGGACTTGCTGGTGCCGTGTGCCTGGACATGTGGTGCCATTATGGAGCTCATAAGCCGGCGTTCATTATTGTTGAACCTGAGCCTGCGGCATGTCTTTATGAGAGTGCCCATGCTCGTGGTTTGCGCTCGGTGAATATTAAGCGGGAGAGTGTGATGGCAGGCCTCTCCTGTGGCGAGGTCTCCTTGATTGCCTGGCCGATCCTGGAGTCAGCTGCCGATGAATTTCTTACAATCACAGATGATCCGGTTGCACCATTGATGCGCAGGCTTGCTCAGGATTATTCAATCGTTGCAGGAGAGTCAGCCGTTGCAGGTTTAGCGGGTTTGACAGAGGCCCGTTTAAATAAAGCCCTCTGGCAGCAACTCGCGTTGACGGAAGACAGTCGCGTGCTTGTGTTCGGTACGGAAGGCGCTACTGATCCTGAGATTTATCGAGAACTAATGCGGTTGAGTTGA
- a CDS encoding alkyl hydroperoxide reductase, whose product MNKKYVAPWMTPVLILAGLYNIAFGVWVVLWPHCAFELVGMEVPRYPFLWQCIGMIVGVYGLGYLASARRPLRHWPIIMVGLLGKILGPIGFLQAALSGSITWSFGVIIITNDLIWWLPFALLLRAAWLNSTALVLDKSQDQ is encoded by the coding sequence ATGAATAAGAAGTATGTCGCACCATGGATGACTCCAGTGCTCATCCTAGCTGGCCTCTATAACATTGCGTTTGGTGTTTGGGTTGTTTTATGGCCTCATTGCGCCTTTGAGTTGGTTGGCATGGAAGTCCCCCGCTATCCATTTCTCTGGCAATGCATCGGAATGATCGTTGGTGTTTATGGATTGGGCTATTTAGCCTCAGCTCGCCGTCCACTACGCCACTGGCCCATCATTATGGTGGGACTGCTTGGAAAAATACTCGGGCCAATTGGTTTCTTACAAGCAGCATTGAGTGGATCGATTACTTGGTCATTCGGCGTCATCATTATCACAAATGATCTCATATGGTGGCTACCCTTTGCACTCTTACTTCGGGCCGCTTGGCTCAACTCAACCGCATTAGTTCTCGATAAATCTCAGGATCAGTAG
- a CDS encoding fasciclin domain-containing protein, protein MLSLRTCCCAVVAAISFIAVPQAQASSGNGTITDIVISRSGGEFDNKKRDYDILLTAVVTAGLAEALADPDVTLTLFAPNDRAFFRLARDLGYEGGYDEEAIWLFLVGALTELGGGDPIPVLTDILLYHVVDGNIRPINLIFATFLQQPLTTLAAGATFQPFFFTLIDNDPNLRNPSVTWPFNIRASNGRVHSINRVLIPVDLP, encoded by the coding sequence ATGCTATCCCTACGTACATGCTGTTGCGCCGTTGTTGCTGCCATCTCATTCATTGCTGTCCCGCAAGCCCAAGCATCTTCTGGTAATGGCACCATCACAGATATTGTCATCTCTAGAAGTGGTGGCGAATTCGATAACAAAAAGCGCGACTATGACATTCTGCTGACAGCCGTGGTAACCGCTGGGCTCGCTGAAGCACTTGCCGATCCAGACGTGACACTGACCCTCTTTGCTCCAAATGACAGGGCCTTTTTCCGTCTTGCTCGTGATCTTGGTTACGAAGGTGGTTATGACGAAGAGGCAATCTGGCTATTCCTTGTTGGCGCTCTTACAGAACTCGGTGGTGGCGATCCAATTCCAGTATTGACTGACATCCTTCTTTATCACGTCGTTGACGGCAATATCCGTCCAATCAATCTGATCTTTGCGACCTTTTTGCAGCAGCCTTTGACGACGCTTGCTGCTGGAGCCACCTTCCAACCCTTCTTCTTTACACTAATCGATAACGATCCAAATCTCCGAAACCCATCAGTGACTTGGCCATTCAACATTCGTGCCAGCAATGGTCGTGTTCACTCGATCAATCGCGTGCTCATCCCAGTTGACTTGCCGTAA
- a CDS encoding SDR family oxidoreductase, translating into MSGFHSVVIGGAGGIGRALVPRLRTAGHNVTIISRDGDNHENLDANCIVGDARDIDGLTTIVQTIGASQPVTGMVCLAGSILLKPAHMTSAAEWSHTLETNLTTAFACVHAAGKCMRGGGSIVLTSTVAAHTGLPNHEAIAAAKAGVEGLTRSAAATYASRGLRCNAVAPGLVDTPLANQITGSERALEHSRKMHPLGRIGQPADVAAAIAWLLSSESDWVTGQVLGIDGGLGQTRAQSK; encoded by the coding sequence ATGTCGGGTTTTCATAGCGTTGTCATTGGAGGAGCTGGCGGTATTGGTCGAGCGCTTGTTCCTCGACTCCGAACCGCAGGACACAATGTCACCATCATCAGTCGTGATGGTGATAACCATGAGAACCTTGATGCAAACTGCATCGTTGGTGATGCGCGAGATATTGATGGACTGACCACAATTGTTCAGACAATTGGTGCAAGTCAACCCGTTACTGGAATGGTTTGCCTAGCTGGATCTATTCTCCTCAAACCAGCGCACATGACTTCCGCAGCGGAATGGTCACACACGCTTGAAACAAATCTGACGACTGCTTTTGCTTGTGTCCATGCTGCAGGAAAATGCATGCGCGGCGGTGGAAGTATTGTGCTGACTTCAACCGTTGCGGCTCACACTGGATTGCCAAATCATGAAGCAATTGCCGCTGCCAAGGCTGGAGTAGAGGGACTCACGAGAAGCGCGGCTGCAACATATGCAAGCCGAGGCCTTCGATGTAATGCTGTTGCGCCGGGGCTTGTTGATACCCCATTAGCAAACCAGATCACTGGATCGGAACGTGCTCTCGAGCACTCAAGAAAAATGCATCCGCTCGGACGTATTGGACAACCAGCTGATGTTGCAGCTGCCATTGCATGGCTTCTGTCGAGTGAAAGTGACTGGGTCACTGGACAGGTACTGGGCATTGATGGAGGTTTGGGGCAGACGCGGGCTCAATCCAAATGA